One window of Paenibacillus albicereus genomic DNA carries:
- a CDS encoding AraC family transcriptional regulator, which yields MPSVMKRSSYTLVSLKRHQAEAGSLIPPFRLLRHALIFLFDGFGRIELNGQPSPLQPESCWALAPGTWIKAELRAERPLDAYVLEFDGSGPSALPLAEEQPLPGTAGEAGLPARCIRIAGPSSVLTLLGGMLELGRSRTPSAFFRRQALFYELLHRVSLMPGEEENGAQEAVRRTIRYLETHYMEPIQVGELPRMASLTPSAYCRSFKKATGQSPTAYLTELRMRQAKELLRQPGRPTLRDIAASVGYADELYFSRLFKKTSGLSPSAFAGRNAARVAVVSHLFLQDHLLALGVKPVAAPAFPSVYRTSSGFPNYLQPQLEGTKPLNAETSIRPDDVQRLSPDLIIKMDFGGNPTDGPWRGLPNTVCMDGFGGWQAYLEALGGMLGREAEAEAAAARVHGIELAYRGQLAAAAEAAGELAIVRVLPGDFRLFGADGHAFSDLFYGALGFRPHGRIRHGFYRSHAFEELLRMDPDSILVVWSDARELSRLRSHPAWRELRAVREGRLHVPDSREWDPWGPSGREFTIYDCARYFAGSPRGSARVF from the coding sequence ATGCCCAGCGTCATGAAACGCTCTTCCTATACCCTCGTCTCCTTGAAACGGCACCAGGCCGAAGCCGGATCGCTGATCCCGCCGTTCCGGCTGCTTCGCCACGCCCTCATCTTCCTGTTCGACGGCTTCGGCCGGATCGAGCTCAACGGACAGCCGTCTCCGCTCCAGCCCGAAAGCTGCTGGGCGCTCGCTCCGGGCACTTGGATCAAGGCCGAGCTGCGGGCAGAGCGTCCGCTCGACGCCTATGTGCTGGAGTTCGACGGCAGCGGGCCCAGCGCCTTGCCCCTGGCCGAGGAACAGCCGCTGCCGGGCACGGCGGGCGAGGCGGGCTTGCCCGCGCGCTGCATCCGCATCGCCGGCCCCAGCTCCGTGCTGACGCTGCTCGGCGGCATGCTCGAGCTCGGCCGCAGCCGGACGCCTTCGGCCTTCTTTCGGCGCCAGGCGCTGTTCTACGAGCTGCTGCACCGGGTCAGCCTCATGCCGGGCGAGGAGGAGAACGGCGCTCAGGAGGCGGTGCGGCGCACGATCCGCTATTTGGAGACGCATTATATGGAGCCGATCCAGGTCGGAGAGCTGCCGAGGATGGCGAGCTTGACGCCGAGCGCCTACTGCCGGTCGTTCAAGAAAGCGACCGGCCAGTCGCCGACCGCCTATTTGACCGAGCTGCGCATGCGGCAGGCCAAGGAGCTGCTGCGCCAGCCGGGACGTCCGACGCTGCGGGACATCGCGGCCAGCGTCGGCTATGCGGACGAGCTGTATTTCAGCCGGCTGTTCAAAAAGACGTCCGGCCTCTCGCCCAGCGCCTTCGCCGGCCGCAACGCAGCGCGCGTCGCGGTCGTCAGCCATCTGTTCCTGCAGGACCATCTGCTGGCGCTCGGCGTCAAGCCGGTCGCCGCGCCCGCCTTTCCGAGCGTCTACCGCACGTCGTCGGGCTTCCCGAACTATCTGCAGCCGCAGCTCGAAGGCACGAAGCCGCTCAACGCCGAAACGTCGATCCGTCCGGACGACGTGCAGCGCCTGTCGCCCGACCTCATCATCAAGATGGACTTCGGCGGCAATCCGACCGACGGTCCGTGGCGCGGCCTGCCGAACACCGTCTGCATGGACGGCTTCGGCGGCTGGCAGGCCTACCTGGAGGCGCTCGGCGGCATGCTCGGCCGGGAAGCCGAAGCGGAAGCCGCCGCTGCCCGCGTGCACGGCATCGAGCTCGCCTATCGCGGCCAGCTCGCCGCCGCCGCCGAGGCGGCCGGAGAGCTCGCGATCGTGCGCGTGCTGCCCGGCGACTTCCGCCTGTTCGGCGCCGACGGCCATGCGTTCAGCGACCTGTTCTACGGAGCGCTCGGGTTTCGGCCGCACGGCCGCATCCGCCACGGCTTCTATCGCAGCCATGCGTTCGAGGAGCTGCTGCGGATGGATCCGGACAGCATCCTCGTCGTGTGGAGCGATGCCCGCGAGCTGTCCCGGCTCCGCTCCCACCCGGCGTGGAGGGAGCTGCGCGCGGTCCGCGAAGGCAGGCTGCACGTGCCCGACAGCCGCGAGTGGGACCCATGGGGGCCGTCCGGACGAGAATTCACCATCTACGACTGCGCCCGCTACTTCGCGGGATCGCCCCGGGGGTCCGCCCGCGTATTCTGA
- a CDS encoding nitroreductase family protein, whose translation MELNELIRGRRSVHVFEDREIDPQLVMELLDTAVWAPNHRMTQPWRFIVAAGEGRCKIADACRTMNERWERDPAKKQETGQKYYRKIMSNPLIVTVVMKENPYLQVREEDYAATATVIHNFSLLAWDKGIGMVWETYEWLNEEVFREAVGIRPGERAVGNLHVGYPKAIPKAEPRIPASELITWL comes from the coding sequence ATGGAACTGAACGAACTGATTCGCGGAAGGCGCAGCGTGCACGTATTCGAGGATCGGGAGATCGACCCGCAGCTCGTCATGGAGCTGCTCGATACGGCGGTATGGGCGCCGAACCACCGCATGACCCAGCCGTGGCGGTTCATCGTCGCCGCGGGCGAGGGACGCTGCAAAATCGCCGACGCCTGCCGGACGATGAACGAGCGCTGGGAGCGCGATCCGGCCAAAAAGCAGGAGACCGGCCAGAAATATTACCGCAAGATCATGAGCAATCCGCTGATCGTCACGGTCGTAATGAAGGAAAACCCTTACCTGCAGGTAAGGGAGGAGGATTACGCCGCGACGGCGACGGTCATCCATAACTTCAGCCTGCTTGCCTGGGACAAGGGCATCGGCATGGTGTGGGAGACGTACGAGTGGCTGAACGAAGAAGTGTTCCGCGAGGCGGTCGGCATCCGTCCCGGCGAGCGGGCGGTCGGCAACCTGCATGTCGGCTATCCGAAAGCAATCCCGAAGGCGGAGCCGAGAATTCCGGCATCCGAGCTCATTACCTGGCTGTAA
- a CDS encoding NAD-dependent protein deacylase, whose protein sequence is MTDSDYREAIRRSGRIVFFGGAGTSTESGIPDFRSAGGLYEQRTSKMYAPEEILSRDFFFDHPADFYSFYRTHMLHPRAQPNAAHLKLAELEREGRLKAVVTQNIDGLHQRAGSVNVLELHGSVHRNRCLDCGIFHPLAAVTGDPRPVPLCPECGGIIKPDVVLYQENLDFDLLERAAAHIRQADTLIVAGTSLTVQPAAGLVSLFRGDSLVLINLTPTPLDRMATHLVRGSIGEALGSL, encoded by the coding sequence ATGACGGATTCGGATTATCGAGAGGCGATCCGCAGGAGCGGACGCATCGTCTTTTTCGGCGGAGCCGGAACCTCGACCGAGAGCGGGATTCCCGACTTCCGCTCGGCCGGAGGCCTGTACGAGCAGCGCACGAGCAAGATGTACGCGCCGGAGGAGATTCTGAGCCGGGACTTCTTCTTCGACCATCCCGCCGACTTCTACTCGTTCTACCGCACCCATATGCTCCATCCGCGAGCGCAGCCCAACGCCGCCCACCTCAAGCTCGCCGAGCTGGAGCGCGAGGGACGGCTCAAGGCGGTCGTCACGCAGAACATCGACGGGCTCCATCAGCGGGCCGGCAGCGTCAACGTGCTGGAGCTGCACGGGTCCGTCCACCGCAACCGCTGCCTGGACTGCGGCATCTTCCATCCGCTGGCGGCCGTGACCGGCGATCCGCGGCCGGTGCCCCTTTGTCCGGAGTGCGGAGGCATCATCAAGCCGGATGTCGTGCTCTATCAAGAGAATCTCGACTTCGACCTGCTTGAGCGGGCGGCCGCGCATATTCGGCAGGCGGACACGCTCATCGTCGCCGGCACCTCGCTGACCGTGCAGCCGGCGGCGGGACTCGTCTCGCTGTTCCGGGGCGACAGCCTCGTGCTCATCAACCTCACGCCGACCCCGCTGGACCGGATGGCGACCCATCTCGTGCGCGGCAGCATCGGCGAGGCGCTCGGCTCGCTCTGA
- a CDS encoding 3'-5' exoribonuclease YhaM family protein, whose product MTLISTLTDKQEVTGFFLVKELDVKQTNATPPKDYWDLVLADSSGQITAKYWDLKPGEKETLQSLQVAKVHGVAQLYRERLQLKIIRIRPAGPEDGVQLTDYIRAAPVEAKELVAQIRAKVDSIGDPDIRNIAAYCVVKAGDRLEHYPAAKSHHHAYYAGLAYHTVRMLEIGEFLCAQRPFLNRDALIAGIVLHDLAKPEEMNAQLGIVSEYSDRGRLIGHLALISGWIVEAALKLGVPADSPKVTVLQHLVLSHHNLGEWGSPVQPQLAEAVALHYIDSLDAKLQMVEDALGSIPEQEAWTPLIRGLENKAVYRTRF is encoded by the coding sequence ATGACCCTGATCAGCACGCTGACCGACAAGCAAGAGGTGACCGGCTTCTTTCTCGTCAAGGAGCTTGACGTCAAGCAGACGAACGCGACTCCGCCCAAGGACTACTGGGACCTCGTGCTTGCCGATTCAAGCGGCCAGATTACGGCCAAATACTGGGACCTGAAGCCCGGCGAAAAGGAGACGCTGCAATCGCTGCAGGTCGCCAAGGTGCACGGCGTCGCGCAGCTGTACCGCGAACGGCTTCAGCTGAAGATCATCCGCATCCGGCCGGCGGGCCCGGAGGACGGCGTGCAGCTGACCGACTATATCCGAGCCGCGCCGGTCGAGGCCAAGGAGCTCGTCGCGCAGATCCGCGCCAAGGTCGACAGCATCGGCGATCCGGACATCCGGAACATCGCGGCCTACTGCGTCGTCAAGGCCGGCGACCGGCTGGAGCACTATCCTGCCGCCAAGAGCCATCATCATGCCTATTACGCGGGACTGGCCTACCATACGGTGCGCATGCTGGAGATCGGCGAATTCCTGTGCGCGCAGCGGCCGTTCCTGAACCGCGACGCGCTGATCGCGGGCATCGTCCTGCATGACCTGGCCAAGCCCGAGGAGATGAACGCGCAGCTCGGCATCGTGTCCGAGTACAGCGACCGCGGCCGGCTGATCGGCCATCTGGCGCTCATTTCCGGCTGGATCGTGGAGGCGGCGCTCAAGCTGGGCGTGCCGGCCGATTCGCCGAAGGTGACCGTGCTGCAGCATCTCGTGCTGTCGCACCACAATCTGGGCGAATGGGGCAGCCCCGTGCAGCCTCAGCTCGCCGAGGCGGTGGCGCTCCATTACATCGACTCGCTCGACGCCAAGCTGCAGATGGTGGAGGATGCGCTCGGCTCCATCCCGGAGCAGGAAGCATGGACTCCGCTGATCCGAGGCTTGGAAAACAAGGCGGTCTACCGGACGCGGTTCTAA